One segment of Meriones unguiculatus strain TT.TT164.6M chromosome 3, Bangor_MerUng_6.1, whole genome shotgun sequence DNA contains the following:
- the Slc6a19 gene encoding sodium-dependent neutral amino acid transporter B(0)AT1 produces the protein MVRLVLPNPGLEDRIPSLDQLEVIEKEEASSRPKWDNKAQYMLTCVGFCVGLGNVWRFPYLCQSHGGGAFMIPFLILLVLEGIPLLHLEFAIGQRLRKGSVGVWSSIHPALKGVGIASMFVSFMVGLYYNTIIAWVMWYFFNSFQEPLPWSECPLNVNQTGYVEECAKSSSVDYFWYRETLNISASISDSGSIQWWILLCLTCAWSVLYVCVIRGIETTGKAVYITSTLPYVVLTIFLIRGLTLKGATNGIVFLFTPNITELTNPNTWLDAGAQVFYSFSLAFGGLISFSSYNSVHNNCEMDSVIVSIINGFTSVYAATVVYSIIGFRATQRFDDCVNMNILTLINGFDLPEGNVTAENFEAFQQWCNATNPEAYAQLKFQTCNMNSFLSEGVEGTGLAFIVFTEAITKMPVSPLWSVLFFVMLFCLGLSSMFGNMEGVVVPLNDLHLIPKKWPKELITGLICLGTYLIAFIFTLNSGQYWLSLLDSYAGSIPLLVIAFCEMLAVAYVYGVDRFNKDIEFMIGHKPNIFWQVTWRVVSPLIMLVIFLFFFVIEVNKKLMYSVWDPDYEEFPKSQKVLYPGWVYAVVVIVAGVPCLTIPGFAIYKLIRNRCRKSGDHRGLVSTLSTASVNGDLKY, from the exons ATGGTGAGGCTCGTGCTGCCCAACCCTGGCCTAGAGGACCGGATTCCATCTCTGGATCAATTGGAAGTCATCGAGAAGGAAGAGGCCAGCTCCCGGCCCAAATGGGACAACAAGGCCCAGTACATGCTCACCTGCGTGGGCTTCTGTGTGGGGCTAGGCAACGTGTGGCGTTTCCCCTACCTATGCCAGAGCCACGGAGGAG GGGCCTTCATGATCCCATTCCTCATCCTTCTGGTGCTGGAGGGCATCCCCTTGCTGCATCTGGAGTTTGCCATCGGCCAGCGGCTACGCAAGGGCAGCGTGGGCGTGTGGAGCTCCATTCACCCGGCTCTAAAGGGTGTAG GAATCGCCTCCATGTTCGTGTCCTTCATGGTGGGCCTGTACTACAACACCATCATCGCCTGGGTCATGTGGTATTTCTTCAACTCCTTCCAGGAACCTCTGCCATGGAGTGAATGTCCACTCAATGTGAACCAGACAG GCTACGTGGAAGAGTGTGCCAAGAGCTCCTCCGTGGACTACTTCTGGTACCGAGAGACTCTCAACATCTCCGCTTCCATCAGTGACTCGGGCTCCATCCAGTGGTGGATCCTGCTCTGCCTGACATGTGCCTGGAgtgtgctgtatgtgtgtgttatccGTGGCATCGAGACCACCGGGAAG GCTGTGTACATCACCTCCACCCTGCCCTACGTTGTGCTGACCATCTTTCTCATCCGAGGCTTGACCCTGAAGGGTGCCACCAATGGCATTGTCTTCCTGTTCACACCCAAT ATCACGGAGCTGACCAACCCCAACACATGGCTGGATGCAGGCGCTCAGGTCTTCTACTCCTTCTCATTGGCCTTCGGGGGGCTcatctccttctccagctacAATTCTGTGCA CAATAATTGTGAGATGGACTCTGTAATCGTGTCCATCATCAATGGCTTCACGTCTGTGTACGCAGCCACCGTGGTCTACTCCATCATCGGCTTCCGAGCCACTCAGCGCTTTGATGACTGTGTCAACAT GAACATCCTGACTCTCATTAATGGGTTTGACCTCCCTGAGGGCAATGTGACTGCGGAGAACTTTGAGGCCTTTCAACAGTGGTGCAATGCCACCAATCCCGAGGCCTATGCACAGCTGAAGTTCCAGACCTGTAACATGAACAGCTTCCTTTCTGAG GGTGTGGAGGGCACGGGCCTGGCCTTCATTGTCTTCACGGAAGCCATCACGAAGATGCCAGTGTCCCCACTGTGGTCGGTGCTCTTCTTTGTCATGCTCTTCTGCCTGGGCCTCTCGTCCATGTTTGGGAACATGGAGGGTGTGGTTGTACCCCTTAACGACCTCCATCTCATTCCTAAAAAGTGGCCCAAAGAACTGATTACAG GCCTCATCTGCTTGGGGACATACCTCATCGCCTTCATTTTCACACTGAATTCGGGCCAGTACTGGCTCTCCCTCCTGGACAGCTATGCCGGCTCCATCCCTCTGCTAGTCATCGCCTTTTGTGAGATGCTTGCTGTCGCCTACGTGTATGGAGTGGACAG GTTCAACAAGGACATTGAGTTTATGATCGGCCACAAGCCCAACATCTTCTGGCAAGTCACATGGAGAGTGGTCAGTCCACTGATCATGCTggtcatcttcctcttcttttttgtgaTTGAGGTCAACAAAAAGCTCATGTATAGCGTCTGGGACCCTGACTAT GAGGAGTTCCCCAAATCGCAGAAGGTCCTATACCCCGGCTGGGTGTATGCAGTGGTGGTCATTGTGGCTGGGGTTCCCTGCCTCACCATCCCAGGCTTTGCCATCTACAAGCTCATCAGAAACCGTTGCCGGAAGTCTGGTGACCATCGTGGGCTGGTCAGTACACTGTCCACAGCCTCTGTGAATGGGGACCTTAAATACTGA